acacacctaaattcgaagaatccccttactattattgaatttattcaattaattaattcaactaaaaaaatactactttgatttgatatatttaattattgacaatttgagttatttacgttgtgttctttttttattgataagaaaataaataaaaaatattattttgccaacTAATTGTCACGCAAGAATAAATACGCCATGTCAAAATTGGCacaccatattatatattagcttAGTATTTAGCCGGAAttagattagtagcaaaatcaaataaaatcaaaagtttagtaattatcacgccacaattcaaaatttatgtgcaaaattagaattggatgaaagttcagtattttatgggcaattaacctaATATAGAATTTGGTGTTAATACATACAAATTCACCCAAAGAAAAGATCCGATTCCATCACACTTATTTGTAAACTTTATTAAATGCGATTTAATTTACAAAGCACACATAATTAAACGGCAAAGCTGATTTTCTTATAATTTGAAAAGGTAAAACGCAATAAACTCTAGTGTTAAATAAACTAGTATGCCccctcgtgcgatgcacgaccaatGTTAAAattgaacgatattttaaataaataaatacatatattaaatataatttaaatataaataaatgcaaacataaatctcaataaaaaattgaagttaTGAACAACATAATCTtaataaacacatgaatctgaaaatatttgaattttcaatttttgaactaccaaatacaaatataagtttaatctgTTTAGTTgccttaaatttttataatagaaaaaaatataaataaaaaatatttaaaataatttctaacaaaaaaataaaataaaaatagaaaaaggaatgaaataaaaaagaaaaaggaaaaacagtagcatttaaataaagaagataggagagagagaagatgatagataagagagaagagaggaaaaaaaaataattttgtgactttaaatgataataacttatttattttaaatttattttatataatttttacatcaaattaaagatcttgtcatcatctttaatttaacatccatattaaatatttttttatgaatcaaagtttatgatttttaaaagagaatcaaaataaaaaaagaaaagtgagaagagaaaaattttggtgggaaaaagtaATCGTTATACTACTAttttacatatattatatagatgggGTTAAAAAAAGAAGCAGAGAAAAAATTAAAGGGAGGTTGTGGATAAGCGATAAGCACAAGAAACAGTCTGAGAGGTAGCAGGATCGACCCCATAAGGCCACGTggcggagagagagaaaaaaatccCAACACGTACCacccaaaaaattaaaagcccataATGGGCTACTATTATATAAGGCGGTCAACGTCATTGGTCCGGCCAAATTACTGGTGGGCTGACGTGGGCCGTCGCTTTCAAAGCCCAGTACGCAACTCAcaccaaatttttatttttattttctttaaaaattacaAAGGAGAGAAGTGGGTGTAGTGATGGCCTAATCACTTCATGACAAGGCATCGCAGGGATCACTTTGCCCCCGCTTTTGGGCGGTATTTACGTCGCTGCCACTGCCCGTTTTGCCCCTCTCGTGTCCTTTTTGggaattttgtttttattcttttgttttttgttttggttAGTAATGTTTCGATTAGTTCAAATAATAGGGTGATGAGGAAGACAAGGCCTATCCAATCATAGAATAGGTTTGTTGGTTACAACCTTGCTGTGCACCATAAAAGTCAATTTGTCAGTGCCAAAAAGCCAAAAGCcttcatagtttttttttttgggcaaagaaaaaaaataaaacattccAATAGTAAAAGGTGGTAGTAGTTTAATTTAAGATGGTGTCTCGTGTCGTGTCTGTTTGGAAATTTTGAAATTGGTAAAATTTTCagcttatttttatatttttattcacaTGTGAATACTAAGAAAGAGGTATAAACGAAGAAAGAGGATGTGTTTAGTGAAACGGATATAAGGTAAACCATTTTAATAATGTGTTGTATAAGAGAATCCAAGTatattaattatgaattatgTGAGCTTTATTCCATCTAGAAGTGTTAGTGGTGTAAGTAAGCCTCTTAGCTAAACACCACTTTAATTAGATTCAATCACAAGGGAGCAAAAGCAAAACATAATAACACCTTGAGGGCTCATCATGGGCCTCATTTTCTATCAATTCTTGAAAAAATTTCCCCCTTCCAACATGCCTGTCACTTCCATTTGAGAGGTGAATGTCATTTATTTCTCCTTGCTAAGAGCATAAATAAATTCCAAGAGGATCACAATTTATTTGCATCATCAAAGTTGAGCTGGTGTCAGATCCAATTATTTAAATCGAGTGAGGGTTCATGAAAAGCACAATGTCAAAAAGGGGGAAGCAAGAAGTTATGATTTGGGATATTTTTGTATGATTGAAAGGGTAGTTAGGACTTTCAATGTGCGGATGCATCCAAAAAAGAACAATAGAGTTAACTTGTTGGCGTGTAAGACTTGGCCAGTGGATGTGAACATCAAGGGAGTTGGCAAAAGcagtcatttttatttttttttattttttatttattttttttcatggtGAGTGGGAGCATACCTTTTCTGCCCTCTCTctttaataaattattgtttTCCCATTCTTTCTGCTAGTTTATTCCTGCAATTATTAAtgttcaaaataaatttttatcttTTGGTAggattattgttattttttttttataaatttatttggcTTTTCTTGGGCGGATGGAGATAGATGGATGGATGAATTGGGATAGagataagagcatccacaatggttacacgatagccattacacgatagggctatcgtgtaaatgtgctatcgtgtaaccgttgcGGGAGAGgtttacacgagggctacacgttctatcgtgtagcccattTTCTCAATAGTGTAAGGCGCGTGCGATGCACGcgcctatttaaaaaaaaaaaaacgatttataatttaaatttatgtttttaaattatgtttttaatttatgtttttaaattatgtttttaatttatgtttttaaattatgtttaaattatgtttttaatttatgtttttaatttatgtttttaaattatgtttaaattatgtttttaatttatgtttttaaattatgtttttaattttttttgcataatgtaatttttaggttttttatttgaatgaaattttaattattagtcaaatgtgttatttaaatttgagcaattaaatttaagtaaaaagcataaaaatcaaaactaattctatcatgtaaccccactgcagcatctttacaccatgtggtcccctatcataaagtaggctatcatgtaagctatcatgtaaccccattgcggatgctctaatggTCCTTTACTAGCAGACATTTCTACCACCATATTCCCCTCATCTTACTTTCACAGATTCTTGTTGCATAGTGTCCATATTAATCTAagcttttctcttttcttttttctcccCCTCTTTCCCTCTTAGATGCTTTtgctctctttctttttttttcttttttattttttattttctcgtaGTGGGAACATTATTTACTGCAGCAATCATTAATCTTTCAAACATATTATTACCTCAGTTGCTGTCCAGAGCTCCAAATAGTTGGCTCATTTGAGAGTCAAACTCAAAAACCCACAATCCCACTTTTCTGATTACTTTGATTTTTCAGGAATTTTAAGGTAAACCTTAATCAGAAGAAGATTTAATTTTTATGGGTGCAGATTCTTGGTTTTGCTTTAGATATGCTTATTGGGGTGTGAATGATTTGATTGCAGTGTTGTTAAGGGAATCTTTGCTTGGTTAGTTGCTTTGGAGCATTTCTACGGCTGAGTTTTTGGTTGGTAGCTAACAGGATAGAAACCAAAGTTCTCGTTTTGTTAAGGAAAAAAGTTGGAATTTTCGAAGATTCCTTGATTCTTTCTCTGGTTGGGGTGTTGGAGAATTTTATCATCTTACTCAATTCTTGGTGTTTTGAGGTTAAAGTTTGTGGCAATTAAGGTGGATAAGGTAGCATCAGCACATAGCCTTTCACTAATTTGTTGTCTTTCTAATCTGAATTTTTTGAGGTGGTTGGTTGATTTGattcaaaattctcaaatttGTTAGATGGGATTCTGTGATTATTATTATGTCTGCTCGAGGGCTGTGTTGGTGTTGCTATTCGATAAAAATGGGGAAAATTTCTGAGTTTGTTGCTGTTTGAAAGTTTTCTGTTGGAGATAGATGAACTTACTTCACGTAGTTGGATTTGGGTTGAAGGTGGGCCATCTTCTTTTGATGCTTTGCTGCTGGTTTCTGTCTCTGATCTCTTTGAATTGGCTGAGTAATGGAAAAATCATGACCACCAAGAATAGTTTGCTTGGTGATGGAGGGAAGATATGGATGAAACTGTGGGATCAGCTACCGGGCTGTGGTTCGAAGATCCATCACCAGTATTCACAGTATATATCCTTGAGGAGAGTGAGGAAGAATTGGTGGACCAAGCTTTTGATAACATGGATAGTATTTGGGATCATAACATCGCTGTCTGTGTTTTGGTATATGCGCTCACAAGCCATCGAGAAGAGGAAAGAAACGCTTGCTAGCATGTGCGATGAGAGGGCAAGGATGTTGCAGGATCAGTTTAATGTCAGCATGAACCATATCCAGGCAATGTCTGTGATAATTTCAATCTTCCACCACGACAAGAATCCCTCAGCAATTGATCAGGTAAAGCTGTTATTAGCTGACTATAATTCGAGTTCCAGAGGATTTAGAGACAGCTAGTGTTGGCTGCTGAATTTACCGTGTTTTCAGTTACTTAATTGTCAGTTGATTGAGCATTTCTCTTAGCTACACTCATTTGCAGTTGAATCCTTATATTCGTTGTAGGCTATGGAAATCATGCCCTTACATACAGAGATTGCtattaaaatatgcatataaAGTTTGATATATTTGAATGGCGTACATAGTACGTAAGACGACGAGATTCTTATCTGGAAGTGTCTAAAGCATCATTTTAACTTGTTGCCCGACTGACTTGCAGAGAACTTTCGCAAGGTATACAGAAAAAACATCATTTGAGAGACCTCTCACAAGTGGAGTTGCATACGCAGTGAGGGTGCTTGATGCTGAACGAGAGCAATTTGAGATTCAACAAGGATGGACTATTAAGAGAATGGACAAGGATGAACAAACCCCAGTTCATGAAGACGAATATGACCCTGAAGACCTCGAGCCATCGCCTGTGCAGGAGGAATACGCTCCTGTCATCTTTGCACAAGAAACTGTTGCTCATGTAATCTCTGTTGATATGCTGTCAGGAAAggtaatttttttgtataaagatattaaatgaaattattGGTTGGAATTCATATCTGCATTTACAAAATCAATGCTGTGGTTTCATGTCACTTACATTCTGGCTTAATGATCTAGATGGATGTGTGGTTAAGTAAGAAATACGGATTCCTTGTGGTAACAGGAAGATCGTGACAATATATTGCGTGCCAGAGAATCAGGAAAAGGTGTCCTAACTGCCCCATTTAGGTTGCTCAAGACGAACCGGCTAGGAGTGATACTGACTTTTGCCGTGTATAGGAGAGATCTCCCTCCCAATGCAACCCCTGCTGAAAGGACCCAAGCGAGTGCTGGGTAATGCCATCTAACACAATTTTGTCATCTCAAAGTGGCCTTTTCAAGTGAATATTCTTCCAGTCTTATTccaatatattctctcttcgAATAGGTATCTTGGCGGTATCTTCGACATTGAATCACTTGTAGAGAAACTACTTCAACAGCTTGCTAGCAAGCAGACCATCCTTGTGAACGTGTTTGACACTACCGATTCCTCCCGTCCTATCAGTATGTATGGCTCAAATGCCTCGTCCGATGGGCTGCTTCGTGTCAGTGCTCTTAACTTTGGAGATCCGTTCAGGAAGCATGAGATGCATTGCAGGTAGTGTGTGCTCTTCTTTCCTTGAAAGATCTGCTGTATGTTTAGTTGGATTCCAGtccttatatttttatttttagtcatCATTTGCAAGATGAATCTATAAATGATTGCATAGTGGTGAGTTTTGAAGGAAATTTATTGATGCAGATTCAAGTATAAGCCACCATGGCCATGGGTTGCAATAACTACATCTGTCTTTATCCTTATAATTTCATTGCTTGCGGCGGAAATATTCCATGCTACCCTGAATCGAATAGCCAAAGTTGAGGATGATTATCATAAAATGATGGGGCTTAAGAAACGCGCAGAGGCTGCTGATATTGCAAAGTCTCAGGtagttttttcttttaattttattataagttATGGCCTTGTTTTTTAAAGTACTCTGAAGCCTAAATGAATATGATATTTGTTTCTGTGCAGTTTCTCGCTACTGTTTCTCATGAAATCAGAACCCCTATGAATGGTGTTCTTGGTCAGTGAATAGCTATTAtcttttttatatttcaaaatcTAATTATCTTTTTCACTTCCCGAGGAAACTGATTTTCTGTCGTGTTCCGACAGGGATGCTTCAAATGCTCATGGATACACATCTTGATGAAACTCAACAAGACTATGTCAGAACTGCAAGGGAGAGTGGTAAAGCTTTGGTTTCACTTATTAACGAGGTGTTGGACCTAGCGAAGATTGAATCTGGTAAACTTGAGCTTGAAGCAGTTAGCTTTAATTTGAGGGCAATTCTTGATGATGTTTTATCACTATTTTCGGGAAAATCACAAGATAAAAAAGTCGAGGTAATTTATGTGCTTTGACTTGTGGGTTTTTCTTTCCTGTTTTGACAGTTGTCTAACTTGACTCACGTTTATCTTCGACAAACACATGTGTAGTTGGCAGTTTACGTCTCTAGTAAAATCCCTGCTATGCTGGTTGGTGATCCTGGAAGATTTCGACAGATAGTCACGAACCTAGTGGGGAACTCGATCAAAGTGAGTTCAACCTATAAATTATTATCTGTTTGTTTTGTGGTTCTTGTGTTTTGATGCTTACTGACTATATATTCGTTTACAGTTCACTGATAAAGGACACATATTTGTGACTGTTCATCTCGTTGAAGAAGTGGCGGAGATGGAAGTGGAGAGAGACCCGACTAGCTCCTTGAGTGGCTTGTGTGTAGTTGATAGAAGGCAAAGCTGGGCTgacttcaaaattttcaaagagaCATCCACGATCACGTCCCTAGCAGATCAAGTTAGTATTATCGTGTCAGTTGAGGACACTGGTCAAGGGATCCCACACGAAGCTCAAGCCCGTGTATTCAACCCGTTTATACAAGTCGGCCCCTCCATCACCAGAACACACGGCGGCACTGGTATTGGCTTGAGCATCAGTAAGTGCTTGGTCCACCTCATGAGAGGTGAAATCGGGTTGTCCAGCTCCCCCGGCATTGGATCAACCTTCACTTTCACAGCTGTTTTCACTAACGGCTGCTCCGATTCAAACGGTGAGATCGCTCTGCCTGCTGACCATCCTTCTAATACTATCTCGTCAGAATTCCAAGGGATGAAAGCTCTGGTCGTGGACCCTAACCCTGTCCGCGCCAAGATCTCCAGATATCACATCGAGCGACTTGGAATCCACGTTGAAGTAGTTCCTCGTATCAGTCTAGTATCGTCCAGCTCAACACCGGTAAACATGGTTTTCGTTGAAGAAGATGTCTGGGATAATCAATTAGACGCGTTGGTTGCTTTAAATGAGTTAAGGAAAGATTATGAAGTCAGCCCTAAAACCTTGCTTCTTTCCAATTCGTCGAGCTCTAACCGGGCCGGAGCTTCAGCTTCTGGTGTCCCGACTCCGTTTGTTGTCATGAAACCACTGAGAGCGAGTATGCTTGCTGCCTCCCTGCAGCGCGTTATGGGTGTTGGGAACCGAGGAAAGCATCGCAATGGAGAGCTTCTTCACACATTGTCCCTCAGCAGTCTCCTTCATGGCCGGAAAGTTTTAGTCGTGGACGACAATCTGGTGAACCTCAGGGTGGCTGCCGGTGCTCTGAAGAAGTATGGTGCTGACGTGGTCCACGTAGAACGAGGGAAAGACGCCATCTCAAAGTTAACTCCCCCCCATACTTTTGATGCCTGCTTCATGGACATTCAAATGCCAGAGATGGATGGGTAAGCTTCATAGCCTCTTTAGGAATTCCGTTAATCATCTGTAGTCGAAACTTAACTGAGTTGTCATTGCACGTTCAACTGCAGGTTTGAAGCAACAAGGAGAATCCGGAAGATCGAGTCTGCCATCAACAATGGTCTCCAAAGCGGAGAGCTCTCCATGGAAGACTactgcaacgtctcaaactggCACGTGCCGATTCTGGCCATGACTGCAGATGTCATCCAGGCAACGAACGAGAAATGCTTGGAGTCCGACATGGATGGCTACGTCTCAAAACCATTTGAGGCGGAGCAGCTTTACTGGGAGATCTCACGATTCTTTCAGACAGCGACAGACGAGCATCCCTAGAAGGAATCTGCTCCCATACGTGATGAACTGAGGTGCTGCTGCTGCATTAGCTAGGTTGTGCATATTCCCAATTGTGAGTATGCCATTTTCAGCTACTTGCTCGGTTTTTAAACGTGGAGTAGCACAGTGCATGATCGATGATCTATGCTCGTTGCAGGTGAAGGTTTTTCTTTGGTTGTATATAGAAAGTTGAAGATTCTTTGTGGAGACTCCGTTTTGGATATGGCAAAACGGAGCTCCTTTTCGTCTTGGGTGTGCTTGTGGCCAAAGGTTTGTTACTCGAAAGTCGAAGACTATTCTTTTCGCGGAGAAGCCCTAGATGTTGGAGCATCATTTGTAtgataagaagaagaagaagaagaagtaggtTAGTGTTGCACAATGTTAGGTTGTAGAAACTAAAAGTGTATGATAGGTATATTTTGTGGTGCTTGAATAATAATAGAGCCAATTCACATTTGGAGCAGGGGATTTTGTTTAGTGGGAGAGCTTTTCAAATCAGTGATGTCAGTATGTACATACTGTATTTCATGGTGTAGCTGTAGAAATTATTTACCAAGTAAAAATACATATTTGGATCCCATGTACAAGTATTCTTTTGTGAATTTGATTCTTCTACTtgagtaaaattttcatttttatttgcaTTTGCATAAGACTGTAATGCTTCTCACCAGGAATTTTATGGACACATTTAAATTAAAGTGAAATGGTTAAATAAGTAGTAACAAGAATGGGGGAAGCTTATTCTATTGAGCTAGCGAATATAAACTTAAGGCAGTATAGTTTATAAATACTGCACGAAGTCGATATGTCCGAGTGGTTAAGGAGACAGACTTGAAATCTGTTGGGCTTCGCCCGCGCAGGTTCGAACCCTGCTGTCGACGATCTTTTTTTTCACATGTTGATTTTGTATGCCAAATTAAAATACGAATTAGACTAATTTTCATCAAGTTCCATTTTAAGAAACTTTCCAAATATGAAACAATAATAATCCGAAATCGgttaattgaaattgaagaggagttgaaattttaattattattttgcattCTTTGTATTAATCAATTATGATGTTCCACTTCCACTAGTAAAAGTTTTTCCTATTAAATGCGACATGATTCAAAATAGATCcgcaaaatttaaatttgaaaagcAACCCTAGTTGGAAGCCAAAATTTGAAGCGTTGAAAAGACGCGAACACTTAGTGTGACAAATATACCCCCGAGCATATCTTAAATACCCCCTTCCGCGGCGGCAACAAAGCAACAGCTCCTCCGCCGCAAGGGTAAAATAGTGCGATGGCGATGGATCCAGAAGCGGTGTCGAAGGCCTTCGTGGAGCACTACTACTCCACATTCGACTCGAATCGGGCCGGGCTTGCGAATCTCTACCAGGATACGTCGATGCTCACTTTTGAGGGCCAGAAATTCCAAGGCACCCAAAACATCACTGCCAAGCTCACCAGCTTGCCGTTCCAGCAGTGCCAGCACCAGATCACCACCGTCGATTGCCAGCCCTCAGGCCCCGCCGGCGGAATGCTTGTTTTTGTTTCCGGCAATCTTCAGCTCGCCGGCGAGCAGCACGCCCTCAAGTTTAGCCAGGTAATTTTTCCGGATTAATTTTCGAGACTTTTTAGCTGAAATTGAGTAGTTAAATCTGATGAATTTGTTTGAAAGTTGGATTCAAATTTGAGCGTAGTTTGTCGCGGTAGCTGAAGGCTGCGGTATAATAGGGATTGCGAAATCGAAACATCGCTGCAGCTGAGGAATTAATTATACTCGTATTAATAAATTCTGATTTGAAAACAATTATATTTAGGATGCTAGATTATCTTCTGCTATGCGTAATTAGTTGAAAACTGATTTTCTATGAAGGATGGCTGAAATTGTATGATGATTTAGGGTTTGAAACTCGTGTTGAAATAGCATTGAGTAGTAATGTTTGTCTTATTTGGTTACAGATGTTCCATCTGATGCCAACACCTCAGGGAAGCTTCTACGTATTCAATGATATCTTCCGGCTCAACTATGCATGAAGAGTGGTTGATGGATCTTTATTTGTTGTTCCAGATATTGGACAAAATTGCTTGTGTTTTTGATGCTTTGTTACAATGACAAAGAGTTTCTTTCTTGTATGGCTAGACTCATCACATTTGAGTTtgaattggaattggaattgaTGAACACCTTGAGAAATTGATCTACTCTACTCTAATCTAATCATCGTCGTCTTCTTCGTTGCTGGTGTCGAATCCGGGAAAATCGGGGATCTTAAGGCCCGGCAGGTAGGTTGGTGGCATAACCTGTGTTTGCTTCTGCTCATTATCTTGAGTGCTGGTGTTGAGGAGGGCTTTGATTGCTCCTCCAATGGATTTGAGAGGGTTGTTGAAGCCTTGTTTGATTCTCAAAATGAGAGAAAATTCTGAGAGCTGCCATGCCACGGTCACCAGAATTGAAACTGTGAGGAGATAATGAGTGATTGTGTTCTGCCGCTGTATGTTCTTGAGCTCTTTGATAATCTCTTTGTTGGACgtttcttcatcatcatcatctcttGCATGTCTATCCTCTTCTTCCGATGACGACTCTACCTGCGGAAATTGGGGTTGTGTTAGAAAAGATTGCTGTAGTTAACCATCTCAATCCATCAAGAATTTAGAGTAACCTCGGACAAGGGCTTGCTTCCGATGG
The genomic region above belongs to Salvia miltiorrhiza cultivar Shanhuang (shh) chromosome 5, IMPLAD_Smil_shh, whole genome shotgun sequence and contains:
- the LOC131025428 gene encoding histidine kinase 3 isoform X1, whose translation is MNLLHVVGFGLKVGHLLLMLCCWFLSLISLNWLSNGKIMTTKNSLLGDGGKIWMKLWDQLPGCGSKIHHQYSQYISLRRVRKNWWTKLLITWIVFGIITSLSVFWYMRSQAIEKRKETLASMCDERARMLQDQFNVSMNHIQAMSVIISIFHHDKNPSAIDQRTFARYTEKTSFERPLTSGVAYAVRVLDAEREQFEIQQGWTIKRMDKDEQTPVHEDEYDPEDLEPSPVQEEYAPVIFAQETVAHVISVDMLSGKEDRDNILRARESGKGVLTAPFRLLKTNRLGVILTFAVYRRDLPPNATPAERTQASAGYLGGIFDIESLVEKLLQQLASKQTILVNVFDTTDSSRPISMYGSNASSDGLLRVSALNFGDPFRKHEMHCRFKYKPPWPWVAITTSVFILIISLLAAEIFHATLNRIAKVEDDYHKMMGLKKRAEAADIAKSQFLATVSHEIRTPMNGVLGMLQMLMDTHLDETQQDYVRTARESGKALVSLINEVLDLAKIESGKLELEAVSFNLRAILDDVLSLFSGKSQDKKVELAVYVSSKIPAMLVGDPGRFRQIVTNLVGNSIKFTDKGHIFVTVHLVEEVAEMEVERDPTSSLSGLCVVDRRQSWADFKIFKETSTITSLADQVSIIVSVEDTGQGIPHEAQARVFNPFIQVGPSITRTHGGTGIGLSISKCLVHLMRGEIGLSSSPGIGSTFTFTAVFTNGCSDSNGEIALPADHPSNTISSEFQGMKALVVDPNPVRAKISRYHIERLGIHVEVVPRISLVSSSSTPVNMVFVEEDVWDNQLDALVALNELRKDYEVSPKTLLLSNSSSSNRAGASASGVPTPFVVMKPLRASMLAASLQRVMGVGNRGKHRNGELLHTLSLSSLLHGRKVLVVDDNLVNLRVAAGALKKYGADVVHVERGKDAISKLTPPHTFDACFMDIQMPEMDGFEATRRIRKIESAINNGLQSGELSMEDYCNVSNWHVPILAMTADVIQATNEKCLESDMDGYVSKPFEAEQLYWEISRFFQTATDEHP
- the LOC131025428 gene encoding histidine kinase 3 isoform X2, translated to MLCCWFLSLISLNWLSNGKIMTTKNSLLGDGGKIWMKLWDQLPGCGSKIHHQYSQYISLRRVRKNWWTKLLITWIVFGIITSLSVFWYMRSQAIEKRKETLASMCDERARMLQDQFNVSMNHIQAMSVIISIFHHDKNPSAIDQRTFARYTEKTSFERPLTSGVAYAVRVLDAEREQFEIQQGWTIKRMDKDEQTPVHEDEYDPEDLEPSPVQEEYAPVIFAQETVAHVISVDMLSGKEDRDNILRARESGKGVLTAPFRLLKTNRLGVILTFAVYRRDLPPNATPAERTQASAGYLGGIFDIESLVEKLLQQLASKQTILVNVFDTTDSSRPISMYGSNASSDGLLRVSALNFGDPFRKHEMHCRFKYKPPWPWVAITTSVFILIISLLAAEIFHATLNRIAKVEDDYHKMMGLKKRAEAADIAKSQFLATVSHEIRTPMNGVLGMLQMLMDTHLDETQQDYVRTARESGKALVSLINEVLDLAKIESGKLELEAVSFNLRAILDDVLSLFSGKSQDKKVELAVYVSSKIPAMLVGDPGRFRQIVTNLVGNSIKFTDKGHIFVTVHLVEEVAEMEVERDPTSSLSGLCVVDRRQSWADFKIFKETSTITSLADQVSIIVSVEDTGQGIPHEAQARVFNPFIQVGPSITRTHGGTGIGLSISKCLVHLMRGEIGLSSSPGIGSTFTFTAVFTNGCSDSNGEIALPADHPSNTISSEFQGMKALVVDPNPVRAKISRYHIERLGIHVEVVPRISLVSSSSTPVNMVFVEEDVWDNQLDALVALNELRKDYEVSPKTLLLSNSSSSNRAGASASGVPTPFVVMKPLRASMLAASLQRVMGVGNRGKHRNGELLHTLSLSSLLHGRKVLVVDDNLVNLRVAAGALKKYGADVVHVERGKDAISKLTPPHTFDACFMDIQMPEMDGFEATRRIRKIESAINNGLQSGELSMEDYCNVSNWHVPILAMTADVIQATNEKCLESDMDGYVSKPFEAEQLYWEISRFFQTATDEHP
- the LOC131025431 gene encoding nuclear transport factor 2B is translated as MAMDPEAVSKAFVEHYYSTFDSNRAGLANLYQDTSMLTFEGQKFQGTQNITAKLTSLPFQQCQHQITTVDCQPSGPAGGMLVFVSGNLQLAGEQHALKFSQMFHLMPTPQGSFYVFNDIFRLNYA
- the LOC131025430 gene encoding uncharacterized protein LOC131025430; the protein is MEEEESNSTKLSSIGSKPLSEVESSSEEEDRHARDDDDEETSNKEIIKELKNIQRQNTITHYLLTVSILVTVAWQLSEFSLILRIKQGFNNPLKSIGGAIKALLNTSTQDNEQKQTQVMPPTYLPGLKIPDFPGFDTSNEEDDDD